The Cellulomonas wangleii genome includes a region encoding these proteins:
- a CDS encoding class I SAM-dependent methyltransferase, which yields MHEHSTPDQSRHDRTDHDRTDHDRTVHDRTVHDLPEETLDPAWWEERYRSQDRLWSGRVNASLVQLASDLPPGTALDAGAGEGGDAVWLAERGWRVTAVDASRTALDRGAAEAARRGLDVTWVQADLRTWVPSQRYDLVTSHYLHAEGGRGWHWLADAVAPGGTLLVVGHDPSDLDGPVPRPHLARLGHTADQVAADLDPTQWASIEPQVLVRTIPHDGVEVTVRDAVLVARRR from the coding sequence GTGCACGAGCACTCGACACCCGACCAGAGCCGGCACGACCGGACCGACCACGACCGGACCGACCACGACCGGACCGTGCACGACCGGACCGTGCACGACCTGCCCGAGGAGACCCTCGACCCCGCCTGGTGGGAGGAGCGGTACCGCTCGCAGGACCGGCTGTGGAGCGGGCGGGTCAACGCCTCGCTCGTGCAGCTCGCGTCCGACCTGCCGCCCGGGACGGCGCTCGACGCCGGTGCGGGCGAGGGCGGGGACGCCGTGTGGCTCGCCGAGCGGGGGTGGCGGGTCACGGCGGTGGACGCGTCGCGCACGGCCCTCGACCGGGGTGCCGCCGAGGCGGCGCGGCGCGGGCTCGACGTCACCTGGGTGCAGGCCGACCTGCGGACCTGGGTGCCGTCGCAGCGGTACGACCTGGTGACGTCGCACTACCTGCACGCCGAGGGTGGGCGTGGGTGGCACTGGCTCGCCGACGCCGTCGCGCCGGGCGGGACGCTGCTCGTCGTCGGGCACGACCCGTCGGACCTCGACGGGCCCGTGCCCCGGCCCCACCTCGCGCGGCTGGGGCACACGGCGGACCAGGTGGCCGCCGACCTGGACCCCACGCAGTGGGCGTCGATCGAGCCGCAGGTGCTCGTGCGCACGATCCCGCACGACGGCGTCGAGGTCACCGTGCGCGACGCGGTCCTGGTGGCGCGTCGCCGCTGA
- a CDS encoding response regulator transcription factor: MIGVVLADDQELLRAGLRALVERDGDIAVVGEAATGRQAVARVRELHPDVVLMDVRMPDLDGIEATRAIVDDAALAGTAVLVLTTFDEDENVFAAIRAGAAGFLLKDVAPDELRQAVRTVAAGEALLDPAVTRRVMRAAAARPPAADTAPLGVLTDREREVLREIGSGRSNQEIADRLHLSPATARTYVSRLLTKLAARDRSQLVVLAHRTGLVGASAADDAPPGSRPAR; the protein is encoded by the coding sequence ATGATCGGCGTCGTCCTGGCCGACGACCAGGAGCTGCTGCGCGCCGGCCTGCGCGCCCTCGTCGAGCGGGACGGGGACATCGCCGTGGTGGGGGAGGCCGCGACCGGGCGGCAGGCCGTGGCGCGCGTGCGCGAGCTGCACCCCGACGTCGTGCTCATGGACGTCCGCATGCCCGACCTCGACGGCATCGAGGCCACCCGCGCGATCGTCGACGACGCCGCGCTCGCGGGCACCGCGGTGCTGGTGCTGACCACCTTCGACGAGGACGAGAACGTGTTCGCCGCGATCCGGGCCGGCGCCGCCGGGTTCCTGCTCAAGGACGTGGCCCCCGACGAGCTGCGGCAGGCGGTCCGCACCGTCGCGGCGGGCGAGGCGCTGCTCGACCCCGCCGTGACCCGGCGCGTCATGCGTGCCGCCGCCGCGCGACCGCCCGCCGCCGACACGGCCCCCCTCGGGGTGCTGACGGACCGCGAGCGTGAGGTGCTGCGGGAGATCGGGTCCGGTCGCTCCAACCAGGAGATCGCCGACCGGCTGCACCTCAGTCCCGCGACGGCGCGGACCTACGTCTCCCGCCTGCTGACCAAGCTCGCCGCGCGCGACCGCTCCCAGCTCGTGGTGCTGGCCCACCGCACGGGCCTGGTCGGCGCGTCGGCGGCGGACGACGCGCCACCGGGCTCACGTCCCGCGCGGTGA
- a CDS encoding NAD(P)/FAD-dependent oxidoreductase, with amino-acid sequence MPTTPTPVDVLVIGGGAAGLAAAMSLGRSRRTVRVLDAGEPRNAVSPHAHNLLTRDGTAPADLLATARDEVERYDVEIVTARVVDAREVDDAAGDRGPAEPAFEVRTADGATHRARRLVVTTGMRDELPDVPGLAARWGRDALHCPYCHGWEVRERTLAVLATGPRAVHQALLVRQLSDDVTLLTGDTFEPGADDAADLAARGVRVVRGPVTGVRTEQDTLTGLVLADGGLVPCDAVFIATRAVLDAAVVDALGLETTTLDADGEDTGRAVTVDETGATSVPGVWAAGNVTGPQHALPSSIAAGSKAGAHVNASLVAADVAAARATVDA; translated from the coding sequence ATGCCGACCACCCCCACCCCCGTCGACGTCCTCGTCATCGGCGGCGGCGCCGCCGGGCTCGCCGCCGCCATGAGCCTGGGACGCTCCCGACGCACCGTGCGCGTCCTGGACGCGGGCGAGCCGCGCAACGCCGTGTCGCCGCACGCGCACAACCTGCTGACCCGGGACGGTACGGCGCCCGCCGACCTGCTCGCGACCGCACGCGACGAGGTCGAGCGGTACGACGTCGAGATCGTCACGGCACGGGTCGTCGACGCACGGGAGGTGGACGACGCCGCCGGCGACCGCGGCCCGGCCGAGCCGGCCTTCGAGGTCCGCACCGCCGACGGCGCCACCCACCGTGCGCGTCGCCTCGTCGTGACCACCGGCATGCGCGACGAGCTGCCCGACGTCCCGGGGCTGGCCGCCCGGTGGGGCCGTGACGCGCTGCACTGCCCGTACTGCCACGGCTGGGAGGTCCGCGAGCGCACCCTGGCGGTGCTGGCCACCGGGCCGCGGGCCGTGCACCAGGCGCTGCTGGTGCGCCAGCTCAGCGACGACGTGACCCTGCTGACGGGCGACACCTTCGAACCCGGCGCCGACGACGCGGCGGACCTCGCGGCCCGCGGCGTGCGGGTGGTCCGCGGCCCGGTGACGGGCGTGCGGACCGAGCAGGACACGCTGACCGGCCTCGTGCTCGCCGACGGCGGGCTGGTGCCCTGCGACGCGGTGTTCATCGCCACCCGGGCCGTGCTCGACGCGGCCGTGGTCGACGCGCTGGGGCTCGAGACCACGACGCTCGACGCGGACGGCGAGGACACCGGACGCGCCGTCACGGTCGACGAGACGGGGGCCACGTCCGTCCCCGGCGTGTGGGCGGCCGGGAACGTCACCGGCCCGCAGCACGCGCTGCCGTCGAGCATCGCCGCGGGGTCGAAGGCGGGTGCGCACGTCAACGCCTCCCTGGTGGCCGCGGACGTCGCGGCGGCGCGCGCGACCGTCGACGCCTGA
- a CDS encoding sensor histidine kinase: protein MTAQLTPRATDLGLALGTVAVVALTIGAGVSAERDPSPVAYAFAVGFGAVLLVRRRWPVAVLVVTVLGIFVYYALGFPAIGQALPATAALYSAAELGRTRAALAVGAVLVGVAAYFRIAEGLPVSYLLSYDLLTNVALVAAAVALGESVRARRRSREDQERLRVAALAEQAADAERRMEAQRVRIARDLHDSIGHTVSVVAVHAGVAAEAVGRDDALAAASIAQVREATGATLRELRATVRLLRASHEGTARGAVGLAGVGALAASARAAGLEVDLRLDVPDGAVDGAIGAGAYRIVQEALTNVMRHADAARVTVAAGVADGWLDLRVDDDGTGPVRAAATAGQGLRGMAERAALLGGTLASGPGDGGGFTVHARLPARLDA, encoded by the coding sequence GTGACCGCACAGCTGACGCCGCGCGCGACCGACCTCGGGCTCGCGCTCGGGACGGTCGCCGTCGTCGCGCTCACCATCGGCGCGGGCGTCTCGGCCGAGCGCGACCCGTCGCCCGTGGCGTACGCGTTCGCCGTGGGGTTCGGTGCCGTGCTGCTCGTGCGCCGCCGGTGGCCCGTCGCGGTCCTGGTCGTGACGGTGCTCGGCATCTTCGTGTACTACGCGCTCGGGTTCCCCGCGATCGGGCAGGCGCTGCCGGCGACGGCCGCGCTGTACTCCGCGGCCGAGCTGGGGCGCACCCGGGCGGCGCTCGCCGTGGGGGCGGTGCTCGTCGGCGTCGCCGCGTACTTCCGCATCGCCGAAGGACTGCCGGTGAGCTACCTGCTGAGCTACGACCTGCTCACCAACGTGGCGCTCGTCGCGGCGGCCGTGGCCCTGGGCGAGAGCGTGCGCGCGCGGCGCCGGTCGCGGGAGGACCAGGAACGGCTGCGGGTCGCGGCGCTGGCCGAGCAGGCCGCCGACGCGGAGCGCCGCATGGAGGCGCAGCGCGTGCGGATCGCGCGCGACCTGCACGACAGCATCGGGCACACCGTGTCCGTGGTCGCGGTGCACGCGGGCGTCGCCGCCGAGGCCGTGGGCCGGGACGACGCGCTGGCCGCCGCGTCGATCGCGCAGGTGCGGGAGGCGACCGGTGCGACGCTGCGCGAGCTGCGCGCGACGGTCCGGCTGCTGCGCGCGTCGCACGAGGGGACGGCCCGCGGCGCCGTCGGGCTGGCGGGGGTGGGCGCGCTCGCGGCGTCGGCGCGTGCCGCCGGGCTGGAGGTCGACCTGCGGCTCGACGTGCCGGACGGCGCGGTGGACGGGGCGATCGGCGCCGGCGCCTACCGGATCGTCCAGGAGGCCCTGACCAACGTGATGCGGCACGCCGACGCCGCCCGGGTCACGGTCGCGGCGGGCGTGGCCGACGGCTGGCTCGACCTGCGCGTCGACGACGACGGCACCGGGCCGGTGCGCGCCGCGGCGACCGCGGGGCAGGGGCTGCGCGGCATGGCCGAGCGCGCCGCGCTGCTCGGGGGGACGCTCGCCTCCGGCCCGGGCGACGGCGGCGGCTTCACCGTGCACGCCCGGCTCCCCGCGAGGCTCGACGCATGA
- a CDS encoding multicopper oxidase family protein, which translates to MRRPRGALRLVASAGAALLVAAGVSACSEVSVSAVDVPETFDVPLPVPPLAPSRVAADGTRTFRLTAQEGSTQFTPGVDTPTWGFDGDLLGPTLRAARGEKVAVEVRNDLPETTSVHWHGMHLPAAMDGGPHQSVEPGATWRPTWRIDQPAATLWYHPHPHGQTQEHVYRGLAGFFLLDDPAAPDVGLPTEYGVDDVPVVVQDRNVDRDGSLDMSGGELGVLGSLVTTNGVRGAHLPVTTQRVRLRLLNGSTARTYAFGFADDRRFLQVASDGGLLTEPLPTTRVQLSPGERAEVVVTASPGERVRLRSFPPDLGRVVAGFAMGAQDTFDVLELRAAPDLAPSPEVAPTLTTLEPMSAADADVTRTFELEDRSINGRRMDMDRVDVTAELGTTEVWEVRNRNAFPHSLHVHDVQMRVLDIDGEAPPAALAGAKDTVYLAPNRTYRLIMRFEDYADPDTPYMFHCHLLLHEDQGMMGQLVVVDPDDATGGQPPRGGDDAGGDDAGEDAHHHG; encoded by the coding sequence GTGAGGCGCCCCCGAGGTGCGCTGCGGCTCGTCGCGAGCGCAGGGGCCGCCCTCCTCGTGGCCGCGGGCGTGAGCGCCTGCAGCGAGGTGTCCGTCTCGGCGGTCGACGTGCCGGAGACGTTCGACGTCCCGCTGCCCGTCCCCCCGCTCGCGCCGTCGCGCGTCGCGGCGGACGGCACCCGCACCTTCCGGCTGACCGCGCAGGAGGGCTCGACCCAGTTCACCCCCGGCGTCGACACCCCCACCTGGGGGTTCGACGGCGACCTGCTGGGCCCCACCCTGCGGGCGGCACGCGGCGAGAAGGTCGCCGTCGAGGTCCGCAACGACCTGCCCGAGACGACGAGCGTGCACTGGCACGGCATGCACCTGCCCGCCGCGATGGACGGCGGCCCCCACCAGAGCGTCGAGCCGGGCGCCACGTGGCGCCCGACCTGGCGCATCGACCAGCCCGCCGCGACCCTCTGGTACCACCCGCACCCGCACGGCCAGACGCAGGAGCACGTCTACCGCGGGCTGGCCGGGTTCTTCCTGCTCGACGACCCCGCCGCACCGGACGTCGGCCTGCCGACGGAGTACGGCGTCGACGACGTGCCGGTGGTCGTGCAGGACCGGAACGTCGACCGCGACGGGTCGCTCGACATGTCCGGCGGTGAGCTCGGGGTCCTCGGCTCGCTGGTGACGACGAACGGCGTGCGCGGCGCCCACCTGCCGGTGACGACGCAGCGCGTGCGCCTGCGGCTGCTCAACGGGTCGACGGCGCGCACGTACGCGTTCGGGTTCGCGGACGACCGCCGGTTCCTGCAGGTCGCGTCCGACGGCGGGCTGCTCACCGAGCCGCTGCCCACGACCCGCGTCCAGCTGTCACCGGGCGAGCGGGCGGAGGTCGTCGTCACGGCGTCGCCGGGCGAGAGGGTCCGGCTGCGCTCGTTCCCGCCGGACCTGGGGCGCGTCGTCGCGGGCTTCGCGATGGGCGCCCAGGACACCTTCGACGTCCTGGAGCTGCGCGCCGCGCCCGACCTGGCCCCGTCGCCCGAGGTGGCGCCGACGCTGACGACCCTGGAGCCGATGTCCGCCGCGGACGCGGACGTGACGCGCACCTTCGAGCTGGAGGACCGCTCGATCAACGGCCGCCGCATGGACATGGACCGCGTCGACGTCACCGCCGAGCTGGGCACGACGGAGGTGTGGGAGGTCCGCAACCGCAACGCGTTCCCGCACAGCCTGCACGTGCACGACGTGCAGATGCGGGTCCTCGACATCGACGGCGAGGCCCCGCCGGCGGCGCTCGCGGGCGCGAAGGACACCGTCTACCTGGCACCGAACCGCACGTACCGCCTGATCATGCGGTTCGAGGACTACGCGGACCCCGACACGCCCTACATGTTCCACTGCCACCTGCTGCTGCACGAGGACCAGGGCATG
- a CDS encoding helix-turn-helix domain-containing protein, whose translation MDDDLDAVLGTVGPRLRALREQREATLADVAAATGISVSTLSRLESGLRRPALELLLPLARFHEVTIDELVDVPAGDDPRVTAQPTVRHGVTYVPLSRRADGPRAYRMVYPPRTPEQGEPRVHDGYEWVYVLSGTLRLVLGGRALDLAPGEAAEFDTRVPHWLGNVGDEPVEVLALYGPQGERMHVRARPRRADG comes from the coding sequence ATGGACGACGACCTCGACGCGGTGCTCGGCACCGTGGGACCACGACTGCGGGCCCTGCGCGAGCAGCGGGAGGCGACGCTCGCGGACGTCGCGGCGGCCACGGGCATCTCCGTGAGCACCCTGTCGCGACTGGAGTCGGGGCTGCGCCGGCCCGCGCTGGAGCTGCTTCTCCCGCTCGCGCGGTTCCACGAGGTGACGATCGACGAGCTCGTCGACGTCCCGGCGGGCGACGACCCGCGCGTGACGGCGCAGCCGACGGTGCGGCACGGCGTCACGTACGTGCCGCTGAGCCGCCGTGCGGACGGGCCGCGCGCGTACCGGATGGTGTACCCGCCGCGCACGCCGGAGCAGGGCGAGCCGCGTGTGCACGACGGGTACGAGTGGGTCTACGTGCTCAGCGGCACGCTGCGGCTGGTGCTCGGCGGGCGCGCGCTGGACCTGGCCCCGGGCGAGGCTGCCGAGTTCGACACCCGTGTGCCGCACTGGCTGGGGAACGTGGGCGACGAGCCCGTCGAGGTCCTGGCGCTGTACGGACCGCAGGGGGAGCGCATGCACGTGCGCGCCCGGCCCCGCCGCGCCGACGGCTGA